The following proteins are encoded in a genomic region of Oncorhynchus keta strain PuntledgeMale-10-30-2019 chromosome 35, Oket_V2, whole genome shotgun sequence:
- the LOC127916407 gene encoding uncharacterized protein LOC127916407 isoform X7 translates to MQLCLRFCCGAVVTQPFLYREPGSAVVQWLHSLSSTGSQVLLWCSGYTAFPLQGARFCCGAVVTQPFLYREPGSAVVQWLHSLSSTGSQVLLLFSGYTAFPLQGARFCCGAVVTQPFLYREPGSAVVQWLHSLSSTGSQVLLWCSGYTAFPLQGARFCCCSVVTQPFLYREPGSAVVQWLHSLSSTGSQVLLWCSGYTAFPLQGARFCCGAVVTQPFLYREPGSAVVQWLHSLSSTGSQVLLWCSGYTAFPLQGARFCCCSVVAQPFLYREPGSAVVQWLYSLSSTGSQVFLYLPFSMARLCSLSLYFVKVLMLISNHGQIVSHCVLSI, encoded by the exons atgcagctctgtctcaggttctgctgtggtgcagtggttacacagcctttcctctacagggagccaggttctgctgttgttcagtggttacacagcctttcctctacagggagccaggttctgctgtggtgcagtggttacacagcctttcctctacagggagccaggttctgctgtggtgcagtggttacacagcctttcctctacagggagccaggttctgctgtggtgcagtggttacacagcctttcctctacagggagccaggttctgctgttgttcagtggttacacagcctttcctctacagggagccaggttctgctgtggtgcagtggttacacagcctttcctctacagggagccaggttctgctgtggtgcagtggttacacagcctttcctctacagggagccaggttctgctgtggtgcagtggttacacagcctttcctctacagggagccaggttctgctgttgttcagtggttacacagcctttcctctacagggagccaggttctgctgtggtgcagtggttacacagcctttcctctacagggagccag gttctgctgtggtgcagtggttacacagcctttcctctacagggagccaggttctgctgtggggcagtggttacacagcctttcctctacagggagccag gttctgctgtggtgcagtggttacacagcctttcctctacagggagccaggttctgctgtggtgcagtggttacacagcctttcctctacagggagccaggttctgctgttgttcagtggttgcacagcctttcctctacagggagccaggttctgctgtggtgcagtggttgtacagcctttcctctacagggagccaggttttcctgtatctacccttctcaatggcaaggctgtgctcactgagcctgtattTTGTCAAGGTTTTGAtgttgatcagtaaccatggtcaaatagttagtCACTGTGTACtatcgatttag
- the LOC127916407 gene encoding uncharacterized protein LOC127916407 isoform X12 yields the protein MQLCLRFCCGAVVTQPFLYREPGSAVVQWLHSLSSTGSQVLLWCSGYTAFPLQGARFCCGAVVTQPFLYREPGSAVVQWLHSLSSTGSQVLLLFSGYTAFPLQGARFCCGAVVTQPFLYREPGSAVVQWLHSLSSTGSQVLLWCSGYTAFPLQGARFCCCSVVTQPFLYREPGSAVVQWLHSLSSTGSQVLLWCSGYTAFPLQGARFCCGAVVTQPFLYREPGSAVVQWLHSLSSTGSQVLLWCSGYTAFPLQGARFCCGAVVTQPFLYREPGSAVVQWLHSLSSTGSQVLLWCSGCTAFPLQGARFSCIYPSQWQGCAH from the exons atgcagctctgtctcaggttctgctgtggtgcagtggttacacagcctttcctctacagggagccaggttctgctgttgttcagtggttacacagcctttcctctacagggagccaggttctgctgtggtgcagtggttacacagcctttcctctacagggagccaggttctgctgtggtgcagtggttacacagcctttcctctacagggagccaggttctgctgtggtgcagtggttacacagcctttcctctacagggagccaggttctgctgttgttcagtggttacacagcctttcctctacagggagccaggttctgctgtggtgcagtggttacacagcctttcctctacagggagccaggttctgctgtggtgcagtggttacacagcctttcctctacagggagccaggttctgctgtggtgcagtggttacacagcctttcctctacagggagccaggttctgctgttgttcagtggttacacagcctttcctctacagggagccaggttctgctgtggtgcagtggttacacagcctttcctctacagggagccag gttctgctgtggtgcagtggttacacagcctttcctctacagggagccaggttctgctgtggggcagtggttacacagcctttcctctacagggagccaggttctgctgttgttcagtggttacacagcctttcctctacagggagccaggttctgctgtggtgcagtggttacacagcctttcctctacagggagccaggttctgctgtggtgcagtggttacacagcctttcctctacagggagccaggttctgctgttgttcagtggttgcacagcctttcctctacagggagccaggttctgctgtggtgcagtggttgtacagcctttcctctacagggagccaggttttcctgtatctacccttctcaatggcaaggctgtgctcactga
- the LOC127916407 gene encoding uncharacterized protein LOC127916407 isoform X5 codes for MQLCLRFCCGAVVTQPFLYREPGSAVVQWLHSLSSTGSQVLLWCSGYTAFPLQGARFCCGAVVTQPFLYREPGSAVVQWLHSLSSTGSQVLLLFSGYTAFPLQGARFCCGAVVTQPFLYREPGSAVVQWLHSLSSTGSQVLLWCSGYTAFPLQGARFCCCSVVTQPFLYREPGSAVVQWLHSLSSTGSQVLLWCSGYTAFPLQGARFCCCSVVTQPFLYREPGSAVVQWLHSLSSTGSQVLLWCSGYTAFPLQGARFCCCSVVAQPFLYREPGSAVVQWLYSLSSTGSQVFLYLPFSMARLCSLSLYFVKVLMLISNHGQIVSHCVLSI; via the exons atgcagctctgtctcaggttctgctgtggtgcagtggttacacagcctttcctctacagggagccaggttctgctgttgttcagtggttacacagcctttcctctacagggagccaggttctgctgtggtgcagtggttacacagcctttcctctacagggagccaggttctgctgtggtgcagtggttacacagcctttcctctacagggagccaggttctgctgtggtgcagtggttacacagcctttcctctacagggagccaggttctgctgttgttcagtggttacacagcctttcctctacagggagccaggttctgctgtggtgcagtggttacacagcctttcctctacagggagccaggttctgctgtggtgcagtggttacacagcctttcctctacagggagccaggttctgctgtggtgcagtggttacacagcctttcctctacagggagccaggttctgctgttgttcagtggttacacagcctttcctctacagggagccaggttctgctgtggtgcagtggttacacagcctttcctctacagggagccag gttctgctgtggtgcagtggttacacagcctttcctctacagggagccag gttctgctgttgttcagtggttacacagcctttcctctacagggagccaggttctgctgtggtgcagtggttacacagcctttcctctacagggagccaggttctgctgtggtgcagtggttacacagcctttcctctacagggagccaggttctgctgttgttcagtggttgcacagcctttcctctacagggagccaggttctgctgtggtgcagtggttgtacagcctttcctctacagggagccaggttttcctgtatctacccttctcaatggcaaggctgtgctcactgagcctgtattTTGTCAAGGTTTTGAtgttgatcagtaaccatggtcaaatagttagtCACTGTGTACtatcgatttag
- the LOC127916407 gene encoding uncharacterized protein LOC127916407 isoform X14 gives MQLCLRFCCGAVVTQPFLYREPGSAVVQWLHSLSSTGSQVLLWCSGYTAFPLQGARFCCGAVVTQPFLYREPGSAVVQWLHSLSSTGSQVLLLFSGYTAFPLQGARFCCGAVVTQPFLYREPGSAVVQWLHSLSSTGSQVLLWCSGYTAFPLQGARFCCCSVVTQPFLYREPGSAVVQWLHSLSSTGSQVLLWGSGYTAFPLQGARFCCGAVVTQPFLYREPGSAVGQWLHSLSSTGSQVLLWCSGYTAFPLQGARFCCGAVVTQPFLYREPGSAVVQWLHSLSSTGSQVLLWCSGCTAFPLQGARFSCIYPSQWQGCAH, from the exons atgcagctctgtctcaggttctgctgtggtgcagtggttacacagcctttcctctacagggagccaggttctgctgttgttcagtggttacacagcctttcctctacagggagccaggttctgctgtggtgcagtggttacacagcctttcctctacagggagccaggttctgctgtggtgcagtggttacacagcctttcctctacagggagccaggttctgctgtggtgcagtggttacacagcctttcctctacagggagccaggttctgctgttgttcagtggttacacagcctttcctctacagggagccaggttctgctgtggtgcagtggttacacagcctttcctctacagggagccaggttctgctgtggtgcagtggttacacagcctttcctctacagggagccaggttctgctgtggtgcagtggttacacagcctttcctctacagggagccaggttctgctgttgttcagtggttacacagcctttcctctacagggagccaggttctgctgtggtgcagtggttacacagcctttcctctacagggagccaggttctgctgtggggcagtggttacacagcctttcctctacagggagccaggttctgctgtggggcagtggttacacagcctttcctctacagggagccag gttctgctgtggggcagtggttacacagcctttcctctacagggagccag gttctgctgtggtgcagtggttacacagcctttcctctacagggagccaggttctgctgtggtgcagtggttacacagcctttcctctacagggagccaggttctgctgttgttcagtggttgcacagcctttcctctacagggagccaggttctgctgtggtgcagtggttgtacagcctttcctctacagggagccaggttttcctgtatctacccttctcaatggcaaggctgtgctcactga
- the LOC127916407 gene encoding uncharacterized protein LOC127916407 isoform X9, with translation MQLCLRFCCCSVVTQPFLYREPGSAVVQWLHSLSSTGSQVLLWCSGYTAFPLQGARFCCGAVVTQPFLYREPGSAVVQWLHSLSSTGSQVLLWCSGYTAFPLQGARFCCGAVVTQPFLYREPGSAVVQWLHSLSSTGSQVLLWCSGYTAFPLQGARFCCGAVVTQPFLYREPGSAVGQWLHSLSSTGSQVLLWGSGYTAFPLQGARFCCCSVVTQPFLYREPGSAVVQWLHSLSSTGSQVLLWCSGYTAFPLQGARFCCCSVVAQPFLYREPGSAVVQWLYSLSSTGSQVFLYLPFSMARLCSLSLYFVKVLMLISNHGQIVSHCVLSI, from the exons atgcagctctgtctcag gttctgctgttgttcagtggttacacagcctttcctctacagggagccaggttctgctgtggtgcagtggttacacagcctttcctctacagggagccaggttctgctgtggtgcagtggttacacagcctttcctctacagggagccaggttctgctgtggtgcagtggttacacagcctttcctctacagggagccag gttctgctgtggtgcagtggttacacagcctttcctctacagggagccaggttctgctgtggtgcagtggttacacagcctttcctctacagggagccaggttctgctgtggtgcagtggttacacagcctttcctctacagggagccaggttctgctgttgttcagtggttacacagcctttcctctacagggagccaggttctgctgtggtgcagtggttacacagcctttcctctacagggagccaggttctgctgtggggcagtggttacacagcctttcctctacagggagccaggttctgctgtggggcagtggttacacagcctttcctctacagggagccag gttctgctgtggggcagtggttacacagcctttcctctacagggagccaggttctgctgttgttcagtggttacacagcctttcctctacagggagccaggttctgctgtggtgcagtggttacacagcctttcctctacagggagccaggttctgctgtggtgcagtggttacacagcctttcctctacagggagccaggttctgctgttgttcagtggttgcacagcctttcctctacagggagccaggttctgctgtggtgcagtggttgtacagcctttcctctacagggagccaggttttcctgtatctacccttctcaatggcaaggctgtgctcactgagcctgtattTTGTCAAGGTTTTGAtgttgatcagtaaccatggtcaaatagttagtCACTGTGTACtatcgatttag
- the LOC127916407 gene encoding uncharacterized protein LOC127916407 isoform X11 has translation MQLCLRFCCGAVVTQPFLYREPGSAVVQWLHSLSSTGSQVLLWCSGYTAFPLQGARFCCGAVVTQPFLYREPGSAVVQWLHSLSSTGSQVLLWCSGYTAFPLQGARFCCGAVVTQPFLYREPGSAVVQWLHSLSSTGSQVLLWCSGYTAFPLQGARFCCGAVVTQPFLYREPGSAVGQWLHSLSSTGSQVLLWGSGYTAFPLQGARFCCCSVVTQPFLYREPGSAVVQWLHSLSSTGSQVLLWCSGYTAFPLQGARFCCCSVVAQPFLYREPGSAVVQWLYSLSSTGSQVFLYLPFSMARLCSLSLYFVKVLMLISNHGQIVSHCVLSI, from the exons atgcagctctgtctcaggttctgctgtggtgcagtggttacacagcctttcctctacagggagccaggttctgctgttgttcagtggttacacagcctttcctctacagggagccaggttctgctgtggtgcagtggttacacagcctttcctctacagggagccaggttctgctgtggtgcagtggttacacagcctttcctctacagggagccag gttctgctgtggtgcagtggttacacagcctttcctctacagggagccaggttctgctgtggtgcagtggttacacagcctttcctctacagggagccaggttctgctgtggtgcagtggttacacagcctttcctctacagggagccaggttctgctgttgttcagtggttacacagcctttcctctacagggagccaggttctgctgtggtgcagtggttacacagcctttcctctacagggagccaggttctgctgtggggcagtggttacacagcctttcctctacagggagccaggttctgctgtggggcagtggttacacagcctttcctctacagggagccag gttctgctgtggggcagtggttacacagcctttcctctacagggagccaggttctgctgttgttcagtggttacacagcctttcctctacagggagccaggttctgctgtggtgcagtggttacacagcctttcctctacagggagccaggttctgctgtggtgcagtggttacacagcctttcctctacagggagccaggttctgctgttgttcagtggttgcacagcctttcctctacagggagccaggttctgctgtggtgcagtggttgtacagcctttcctctacagggagccaggttttcctgtatctacccttctcaatggcaaggctgtgctcactgagcctgtattTTGTCAAGGTTTTGAtgttgatcagtaaccatggtcaaatagttagtCACTGTGTACtatcgatttag
- the LOC127916407 gene encoding uncharacterized protein LOC127916407 isoform X8 has protein sequence MQLCLRFCCGAVVTQPFLYREPGSAVVQWLHSLSSTGSQVLLWCSGYTAFPLQGARFCCGAVVTQPFLYREPGSAVVQWLHSLSSTGSQVLLLFSGYTAFPLQGARFCCGAVVTQPFLYREPGSAVVQWLHSLSSTGSQVLLWCSGYTAFPLQGARFCCGAVVTQPFLYREPGSAVGQWLHSLSSTGSQVLLWGSGYTAFPLQGARFCCGAVVTQPFLYREPGSAVVQWLHSLSSTGSQVLLWCSGYTAFPLQGARFCCCSVVAQPFLYREPGSAVVQWLYSLSSTGSQVFLYLPFSMARLCSLSLYFVKVLMLISNHGQIVSHCVLSI, from the exons atgcagctctgtctcaggttctgctgtggtgcagtggttacacagcctttcctctacagggagccaggttctgctgttgttcagtggttacacagcctttcctctacagggagccaggttctgctgtggtgcagtggttacacagcctttcctctacagggagccaggttctgctgtggtgcagtggttacacagcctttcctctacagggagccaggttctgctgtggtgcagtggttacacagcctttcctctacagggagccaggttctgctgttgttcagtggttacacagcctttcctctacagggagccaggttctgctgtggtgcagtggttacacagcctttcctctacagggagccaggttctgctgtggtgcagtggttacacagcctttcctctacagggagccaggttctgctgtggtgcagtggttacacagcctttcctctacagggagccag gttctgctgtggtgcagtggttacacagcctttcctctacagggagccaggttctgctgtggggcagtggttacacagcctttcctctacagggagccaggttctgctgtggggcagtggttacacagcctttcctctacagggagccag gttctgctgtggggcagtggttacacagcctttcctctacagggagccag gttctgctgtggtgcagtggttacacagcctttcctctacagggagccaggttctgctgtggtgcagtggttacacagcctttcctctacagggagccaggttctgctgttgttcagtggttgcacagcctttcctctacagggagccaggttctgctgtggtgcagtggttgtacagcctttcctctacagggagccaggttttcctgtatctacccttctcaatggcaaggctgtgctcactgagcctgtattTTGTCAAGGTTTTGAtgttgatcagtaaccatggtcaaatagttagtCACTGTGTACtatcgatttag
- the LOC127916407 gene encoding uncharacterized protein LOC127916407 isoform X6 → MQLCLRFCCCSVVTQPFLYREPGSAVVQWLHSLSSTGSQVLLWCSGYTAFPLQGARFCCGAVVTQPFLYREPGSAVVQWLHSLSSTGSQVLLWCSGYTAFPLQGARFCCGAVVTQPFLYREPGSAVVQWLHSLSSTGSQVLLWCSGYTAFPLQGARFCCGAVVTQPFLYREPGSAVGQWLHSLSSTGSQVLLWGSGYTAFPLQGARFCCCSVVTQPFLYREPGSAVVQWLHSLSSTGSQVLLWCSGYTAFPLQGARFCCCSVVAQPFLYREPGSAVVQWLYSLSSTGSQVFLYLPFSMARLCSLSLYFVKVLMLISNHGQIVSHCVLSI, encoded by the exons atgcagctctgtctcag gttctgctgttgttcagtggttacacagcctttcctctacagggagccaggttctgctgtggtgcagtggttacacagcctttcctctacagggagccaggttctgctgtggtgcagtggttacacagcctttcctctacagggagccaggttctgctgtggtgcagtggttacacagcctttcctctacagggagccaggttctgctgttgttcagtggttacacagcctttcctctacagggagccaggttctgctgtggtgcagtggttacacagcctttcctctacagggagccaggttctgctgtggtgcagtggttacacagcctttcctctacagggagccaggttctgctgtggtgcagtggttacacagcctttcctctacagggagccag gttctgctgtggtgcagtggttacacagcctttcctctacagggagccaggttctgctgtggggcagtggttacacagcctttcctctacagggagccaggttctgctgtggggcagtggttacacagcctttcctctacagggagccag gttctgctgtggggcagtggttacacagcctttcctctacagggagccaggttctgctgttgttcagtggttacacagcctttcctctacagggagccaggttctgctgtggtgcagtggttacacagcctttcctctacagggagccaggttctgctgtggtgcagtggttacacagcctttcctctacagggagccaggttctgctgttgttcagtggttgcacagcctttcctctacagggagccaggttctgctgtggtgcagtggttgtacagcctttcctctacagggagccaggttttcctgtatctacccttctcaatggcaaggctgtgctcactgagcctgtattTTGTCAAGGTTTTGAtgttgatcagtaaccatggtcaaatagttagtCACTGTGTACtatcgatttag
- the LOC127916407 gene encoding uncharacterized protein LOC127916407 isoform X4, which produces MQLCLRFCCGAVVTQPFLYREPGSAVVQWLHSLSSTGSQVLLWCSGYTAFPLQGARFCCGAVVTQPFLYREPGSAVVQWLHSLSSTGSQVLLWCSGYTAFPLQGARFCCGAVVTQPFLYREPGSAVVQWLHSLSSTGSQVLLLFSGYTAFPLQGARFCCGAVVTQPFLYREPGSAVVQWLHSLSSTGSQVLLWGSGYTAFPLQGARFCCCSVVTQPFLYREPGSAVVQWLHSLSSTGSQVLLWCSGYTAFPLQGARFCCCSVVAQPFLYREPGSAVVQWLYSLSSTGSQVFLYLPFSMARLCSLSLYFVKVLMLISNHGQIVSHCVLSI; this is translated from the exons atgcagctctgtctcaggttctgctgtggtgcagtggttacacagcctttcctctacagggagccaggttctgctgttgttcagtggttacacagcctttcctctacagggagccaggttctgctgtggtgcagtggttacacagcctttcctctacagggagccaggttctgctgtggtgcagtggttacacagcctttcctctacagggagccaggttctgctgtggtgcagtggttacacagcctttcctctacagggagccag gttctgctgtggtgcagtggttacacagcctttcctctacagggagccaggttctgctgtggtgcagtggttacacagcctttcctctacagggagccaggttctgctgtggtgcagtggttacacagcctttcctctacagggagccaggttctgctgttgttcagtggttacacagcctttcctctacagggagccaggttctgctgtggtgcagtggttacacagcctttcctctacagggagccag gttctgctgtggtgcagtggttacacagcctttcctctacagggagccaggttctgctgtggggcagtggttacacagcctttcctctacagggagccaggttctgctgttgttcagtggttacacagcctttcctctacagggagccaggttctgctgtggtgcagtggttacacagcctttcctctacagggagccaggttctgctgtggtgcagtggttacacagcctttcctctacagggagccaggttctgctgttgttcagtggttgcacagcctttcctctacagggagccaggttctgctgtggtgcagtggttgtacagcctttcctctacagggagccaggttttcctgtatctacccttctcaatggcaaggctgtgctcactgagcctgtattTTGTCAAGGTTTTGAtgttgatcagtaaccatggtcaaatagttagtCACTGTGTACtatcgatttag
- the LOC127916407 gene encoding uncharacterized protein LOC127916407 isoform X10: MQLCLRFCCGAVVTQPFLYREPGSAVVQWLHSLSSTGSQVLLWCSGYTAFPLQGARFCCGAVVTQPFLYREPGSAVVQWLHSLSSTGSQVLLLFSGYTAFPLQGARFCCGAVVTQPFLYREPGSAVVQWLHSLSSTGSQVLLWCSGYTAFPLQGARFCCCSVVTQPFLYREPGSAVVQWLHSLSSTGSQVLLWGSGYTAFPLQGARFCCGAVVTQPFLYREPGSAVGQWLHSLSSTGSQVLLLFSGYTAFPLQGARFCCCSVVAQPFLYREPGSAVVQWLYSLSSTGSQVFLYLPFSMARLCSLSLYFVKVLMLISNHGQIVSHCVLSI, translated from the exons atgcagctctgtctcaggttctgctgtggtgcagtggttacacagcctttcctctacagggagccaggttctgctgttgttcagtggttacacagcctttcctctacagggagccaggttctgctgtggtgcagtggttacacagcctttcctctacagggagccaggttctgctgtggtgcagtggttacacagcctttcctctacagggagccaggttctgctgtggtgcagtggttacacagcctttcctctacagggagccaggttctgctgttgttcagtggttacacagcctttcctctacagggagccaggttctgctgtggtgcagtggttacacagcctttcctctacagggagccaggttctgctgtggtgcagtggttacacagcctttcctctacagggagccaggttctgctgtggtgcagtggttacacagcctttcctctacagggagccaggttctgctgttgttcagtggttacacagcctttcctctacagggagccaggttctgctgtggtgcagtggttacacagcctttcctctacagggagccaggttctgctgtggggcagtggttacacagcctttcctctacagggagccaggttctgctgtggggcagtggttacacagcctttcctctacagggagccag gttctgctgtggggcagtggttacacagcctttcctctacagggagccaggttctgctgttgttcagtggttacacagcctttcctctacagggagccag gttctgctgttgttcagtggttgcacagcctttcctctacagggagccaggttctgctgtggtgcagtggttgtacagcctttcctctacagggagccaggttttcctgtatctacccttctcaatggcaaggctgtgctcactgagcctgtattTTGTCAAGGTTTTGAtgttgatcagtaaccatggtcaaatagttagtCACTGTGTACtatcgatttag